The following are encoded in a window of Ignavibacteriales bacterium genomic DNA:
- a CDS encoding MBL fold metallo-hydrolase: protein MEIQFIGAAQTVTGSMHHIKTKQANFLLDCGLYQGKRKDAFEINRSFNFFNPADIDFVILSHAHIDHAGNLPTLFKNGFHGKIYSTFATRDLSVVMLQDSAHIQEKDVEFVNKKRKRLGKKLFEPLYVPDDAVKALELFVGLNYHQEYEIVPGITLKFYDAGHILGSTIVTLTIKEDENIINLAFSGDLGRPNLPILKDPENIPSVDYFICESTYGGKLHESATNSEGALAAVISKAITNKSKIIIPAFSVGRTQEIVYSLHKIFENGKAERIPVYVDSPLAVNATSVFRLHPECFDSETAEFLLKHEDPFGFNRLTYITSVEESKRLNDVAGPCIIMSSSGMCEAGRILHHLVNNIENPNNIILMVGYCAENTLGRKLIDGEKRVNILGDEYNVNAEVIVMQSFSAHADANELIDYTSKLDKNMMKNIFLVHGEIDQQEIYKNHLEAIGFKNIIIPERGYAVKI, encoded by the coding sequence ATGGAAATTCAATTTATCGGTGCTGCACAAACTGTAACTGGTTCAATGCACCACATCAAAACTAAACAAGCAAATTTTTTACTTGATTGCGGTCTTTATCAAGGCAAAAGAAAAGATGCTTTTGAAATAAACAGATCATTTAATTTCTTCAATCCGGCAGATATTGATTTTGTTATCCTCTCTCATGCCCATATTGATCATGCAGGAAACTTACCAACACTTTTTAAAAATGGTTTTCACGGAAAAATATATTCAACATTTGCAACGCGCGATCTCTCCGTTGTTATGCTTCAAGACAGCGCACACATCCAGGAAAAAGATGTTGAATTTGTAAACAAAAAAAGAAAGCGTCTAGGGAAAAAACTTTTTGAACCGCTTTATGTCCCAGACGATGCCGTAAAAGCATTAGAACTATTTGTTGGATTAAATTATCATCAAGAGTACGAAATTGTCCCCGGCATTACACTTAAGTTTTATGATGCCGGACATATTCTTGGTTCAACAATTGTTACGCTTACAATTAAAGAAGATGAAAATATTATTAACCTTGCATTTTCCGGTGATCTTGGGAGACCGAATCTTCCAATTCTAAAAGACCCGGAAAATATTCCAAGTGTTGATTATTTTATTTGTGAAAGCACTTATGGCGGAAAACTTCATGAGAGCGCAACAAATTCTGAAGGCGCCTTAGCAGCTGTAATTTCTAAAGCAATAACAAATAAATCTAAAATTATTATTCCGGCATTTAGCGTTGGAAGAACTCAAGAAATTGTTTATTCATTGCATAAAATTTTTGAGAATGGTAAAGCAGAAAGAATTCCCGTTTATGTAGACAGCCCGCTCGCTGTAAATGCAACTTCCGTTTTTCGTCTTCATCCCGAATGTTTTGATTCTGAAACTGCCGAGTTTCTTCTGAAGCATGAAGATCCGTTTGGATTTAATCGGCTTACTTACATAACAAGCGTTGAAGAATCAAAAAGACTCAATGATGTTGCCGGTCCATGTATTATAATGTCTAGCTCGGGTATGTGCGAAGCAGGGCGTATCTTACATCATCTTGTTAACAACATTGAAAATCCTAATAATATTATTTTAATGGTTGGATATTGTGCAGAAAATACGCTTGGAAGAAAACTTATTGATGGTGAAAAGAGGGTCAATATATTGGGAGATGAGTATAATGTTAATGCTGAAGTGATCGTAATGCAATCTTTCAGCGCTCATGCGGATGCCAACGAGTTAATTGATTATACATCAAAGCTTGATAAAAATATGATGAAGAATATTTTTCTCGTACATGGAGAAATTGATCAACAAGAGATTTACAAAAATCATCTAGAAGCGATTGGATTTAAAAATATAATCATACCTGAACGAGGATATGCTGTTAAGATTTAA
- a CDS encoding AI-2E family transporter, which produces MQLSEIQIKKIKAIVLITLSVCLIVYLSYLYANILAILVLSILLTMIINPVVDFLEKGRINRTVSVLIVFISVCALIFSGVSFLMPKIVNQLNNLGGTLSQENLELVIGKFEKTLKHSFPFLNSVNFVQKVTSFFQNIIFSWVNNINEIFYSIVSIIAILVIVPFMSFFLLKDNKRLMRGIINIMPNKYFEVSYSVVRKISYQLGRFVRGWIFDASVVGILTGLGLTILGINNAISIGFIAGIGHLIPYFGPIIGGIPAIIISIIQFGDFSMIPSILFMFACIYLIDNGFIQPNVFSKSTDMHPLVIILLILIGSETLGVFGMLLAVPTATVVKTAAREIYLGYKNYQIIRV; this is translated from the coding sequence ATGCAGTTAAGCGAAATACAAATAAAGAAAATTAAAGCTATAGTTCTCATTACACTTTCTGTTTGTCTAATAGTTTATCTCTCATATTTATATGCAAATATTTTAGCAATTCTTGTTTTATCTATTCTTCTTACAATGATCATTAACCCGGTCGTCGATTTTCTAGAAAAAGGACGAATAAATAGAACTGTTTCTGTTTTGATAGTTTTTATATCTGTTTGTGCATTAATCTTTAGCGGGGTTTCCTTTTTAATGCCCAAGATTGTAAATCAATTAAATAATCTTGGAGGAACATTATCACAAGAAAATTTAGAACTTGTAATCGGAAAATTTGAAAAAACATTGAAACATTCTTTCCCATTTCTAAACTCTGTAAACTTCGTTCAGAAAGTTACAAGTTTTTTCCAAAATATAATTTTCAGCTGGGTTAATAATATCAACGAGATCTTTTACAGCATTGTTTCCATTATTGCAATTTTAGTTATCGTACCGTTCATGTCATTCTTTTTACTTAAAGATAATAAACGGTTAATGCGCGGCATTATAAACATTATGCCTAACAAATACTTTGAGGTTTCTTACTCAGTTGTGAGAAAAATATCTTATCAACTCGGAAGATTCGTTCGCGGTTGGATATTTGATGCATCAGTTGTTGGTATTTTAACCGGCTTAGGATTAACCATACTGGGGATTAACAACGCTATTTCGATCGGCTTTATTGCCGGCATAGGACATCTAATTCCATACTTCGGCCCGATAATTGGCGGCATTCCTGCAATTATTATTTCGATAATTCAATTTGGTGATTTCTCAATGATACCAAGTATTCTTTTTATGTTCGCATGTATATATTTAATTGATAACGGTTTTATTCAGCCAAATGTTTTTTCTAAAAGTACCGATATGCATCCGCTTGTAATAATTTTATTAATCCTTATTGGAAGCGAAACACTTGGCGTTTTCGGGATGCTTCTTGCAGTTCCAACTGCAACTGTTGTAAAAACTGCAGCCCGGGAAATCTATCTTGGTTATAAGAATTATCAGATCATACGCGTTTGA
- the pta gene encoding phosphate acetyltransferase — translation MAEIEFLNQIRTKAAQRKKTIVLPESHDERVLRAAEILTKGKVASIITLGNEDRIRKDAKKIGVDLQGIRIIDPDKADKLSDFTNYFFNLRKHKGVTIEQARETMRRDIFFGAMMVREGMADGSVSGSFATTADVMRASIFCVGMKEGISIVSSFFLMVFPDVVYSFADCAVNPNPDSNQLADIAVSTAENHKKLTGEEPYIAMLSFSTKGSAEHELVDKIREATKLVQQKRPDLKVDGELQFDAAIVDGIGKKKAPGSSVAGRANVLIFPDLNSGNIGYKIAQRLGKAEAIGPINQGLKKPFFDLSRGCSVDDIVNTAAIACLAAD, via the coding sequence ATGGCTGAAATTGAATTTTTAAATCAAATTAGAACAAAAGCCGCACAAAGAAAAAAGACTATAGTTCTTCCGGAATCGCATGATGAAAGAGTTTTAAGAGCCGCAGAAATTTTAACGAAAGGAAAAGTTGCTTCTATAATTACGCTCGGTAACGAAGATAGAATTAGAAAAGATGCAAAAAAAATCGGGGTTGATCTTCAGGGAATAAGAATTATTGATCCCGACAAAGCTGATAAGTTAAGCGACTTCACAAATTATTTTTTCAATTTACGAAAGCATAAAGGAGTAACAATTGAACAAGCCCGAGAAACAATGCGTCGCGATATTTTCTTTGGGGCAATGATGGTTCGCGAAGGAATGGCTGATGGAAGCGTCTCGGGTTCTTTTGCTACAACTGCTGATGTTATGCGAGCTTCAATTTTTTGTGTCGGAATGAAAGAAGGTATTTCTATTGTCTCAAGTTTTTTCTTAATGGTTTTTCCGGATGTTGTTTACAGTTTTGCTGATTGCGCAGTAAATCCAAATCCTGATTCAAATCAGCTTGCAGATATTGCAGTCTCTACAGCAGAGAACCATAAAAAATTAACCGGTGAAGAACCTTACATAGCAATGCTTTCATTTTCAACAAAAGGAAGCGCTGAGCACGAATTAGTTGATAAAATCCGCGAAGCAACAAAACTCGTTCAGCAAAAACGTCCCGACTTAAAAGTTGATGGCGAACTTCAATTTGATGCTGCAATAGTTGATGGAATTGGAAAGAAAAAAGCTCCCGGAAGTTCTGTTGCCGGACGAGCAAATGTTTTAATATTTCCGGATTTGAATTCCGGCAACATAGGTTACAAAATTGCTCAACGACTTGGGAAAGCAGAAGCTATTGGTCCAATAAATCAAGGATTGAAAAAACCGTTCTTCGATCTAAGCCGCGGCTGCAGTGTAGATGATATTGTTAACACTGCCGCGATTGCATGCTTAGCTGCTGATTAG
- a CDS encoding DUF4256 domain-containing protein → MNKINSTKKELSAKQHKELLRVLKTRFEKNMNRHKGLEWVKVQARLEANSEKLQTLFEMERTGGEPDVVGHDKKTDEYIFYDCSAESPNGRRSLCYDREALESRKEHKPKNNAIDLATAIGIELLTEEQYRELQKLGNFDLKTSSWVKTPTDIRKLGGAIFCDRRYDTVFVYHNGAESYYAVRGFRGSLKI, encoded by the coding sequence ATGAACAAAATAAATAGCACTAAAAAAGAGTTGTCAGCAAAACAACATAAAGAACTACTCCGAGTATTGAAAACTCGTTTTGAGAAAAACATGAATCGTCATAAAGGTCTTGAATGGGTTAAAGTACAAGCAAGACTGGAAGCTAATTCCGAAAAACTTCAAACCCTTTTTGAAATGGAAAGAACTGGTGGTGAGCCGGATGTTGTTGGTCATGATAAAAAAACAGACGAATACATTTTTTATGATTGTTCAGCGGAAAGTCCTAATGGCCGTAGAAGTCTTTGTTACGACCGTGAAGCGCTTGAGTCAAGGAAAGAACATAAACCGAAAAATAACGCTATTGATTTGGCTACTGCCATTGGCATTGAGCTTTTAACAGAAGAACAATATCGAGAGCTACAGAAACTTGGAAACTTCGATTTGAAAACATCGAGCTGGGTGAAAACACCTACGGATATTAGAAAACTTGGTGGGGCCATCTTTTGTGATCGCCGCTACGACACTGTCTTTGTATATCACAACGGAGCAGAATCCTACTATGCCGTCAGGGGTTTCCGTGGCTCTCTAAAGATCTAA
- a CDS encoding glutathione peroxidase — protein MKAFRYISYLLFLLGISFNSYAKNKEGESLTNNIKDIVVKDMNGKEVKLSDYKGKVLLIVNVASKCGYTPQYTGLEAIYNKYKDKGFEILAFPCNDFGGQEPGTNEEIKEFCSTKYDITFKLFDKIKVLGDERSPLYARLINNNVTEKGDVKWNFEKFLIGKDGNVVNRFRSKVKPESDELTTAIEKELAK, from the coding sequence ATGAAAGCATTTAGATATATATCATATCTATTATTCTTACTGGGAATATCATTTAATTCATATGCAAAAAATAAGGAAGGTGAATCTTTGACAAATAATATTAAAGATATAGTAGTGAAAGATATGAATGGCAAGGAAGTGAAACTTTCTGATTATAAAGGGAAAGTTTTATTAATTGTTAATGTTGCCAGCAAATGCGGTTATACCCCTCAGTACACAGGTTTGGAAGCAATCTATAATAAATACAAAGACAAAGGTTTTGAAATTCTTGCATTTCCATGTAATGATTTCGGAGGACAAGAACCCGGAACGAACGAAGAGATAAAAGAATTTTGCTCAACTAAATACGATATTACTTTCAAGTTGTTTGATAAAATAAAAGTTCTTGGTGATGAAAGATCTCCGCTTTATGCACGGCTTATTAATAATAATGTTACGGAGAAAGGAGATGTTAAATGGAACTTCGAGAAATTTTTGATTGGGAAAGACGGTAATGTTGTTAATCGTTTTAGAAGTAAAGTAAAACCTGAAAGCGATGAATTAACAACTGCAATTGAAAAAGAATTAGCAAAATAA
- the malQ gene encoding 4-alpha-glucanotransferase: protein MNIERSAGILLHPTSLPGKFGIGDLGPSAYDFVDFLKSAGQTLWQTFPLGPTGYGDSPYQCFSAFAGNPLLISFELLQKDHLLSNEELSHVPNFDPHKIDFGSVIEFKYKILRSAFQNFKKKQKKFEEECGTFCKANNYWLDDYSLFMAVKQFHNRVLWTQWDKSIAFRKNIPEWKNKLKEEIEFQKFLQFIFNKQWTDIREYANKYGIKIIGDLPIFIAYDSADLWANKELFTVHKDGSLEFVAGVPPDYFSTTGQLWGNPLYKWKVMEKDNFAWWRKRISKLLEMVDIIRIDHFRGFDAYWEIPGNAKTAIKGRWVKAPGEKLFNSIKKALGDLPIIAEDLGVITDSVEALRDQFNFPGIKILQFGLGEHGDRKFQPHNHIKNCVVHTGSHDNETTRGFLESERKKHSGIYEWAQKYFNYYGDNMTYELIRAAYNSVANICVIPMQDMLNLDNSARMNLPSTVGGNWTWRFTWDQVHESLASNYKEMAIMYERPPLKKNENAKIKVAEE, encoded by the coding sequence ATGAACATCGAACGTTCTGCAGGAATTTTATTACATCCAACTTCACTCCCTGGTAAATTTGGAATTGGCGATCTTGGACCTAGTGCTTATGACTTTGTTGATTTCTTAAAAAGTGCAGGACAAACATTATGGCAAACATTTCCTTTAGGTCCAACAGGATACGGAGATTCACCTTATCAATGTTTTTCGGCTTTTGCAGGTAACCCATTATTAATCAGCTTTGAGTTATTACAAAAAGATCATCTGCTTAGTAACGAAGAACTTTCACACGTTCCTAATTTCGATCCGCATAAGATTGATTTTGGTTCTGTTATCGAATTCAAATACAAAATACTTCGATCAGCTTTTCAAAATTTTAAGAAGAAACAGAAAAAATTTGAAGAAGAATGCGGAACGTTTTGCAAAGCCAACAACTATTGGCTGGATGATTATTCACTTTTCATGGCAGTCAAACAATTTCACAATAGAGTACTTTGGACACAATGGGACAAATCAATTGCGTTCAGAAAAAATATTCCGGAGTGGAAAAATAAACTCAAAGAAGAAATTGAATTCCAAAAATTTCTACAATTCATTTTTAATAAACAGTGGACAGACATTCGAGAATATGCAAATAAATATGGAATAAAAATTATCGGGGATCTTCCAATTTTCATTGCGTACGACAGCGCAGATCTTTGGGCGAACAAAGAACTATTTACCGTTCACAAAGACGGTTCATTAGAATTTGTTGCCGGAGTACCGCCAGATTATTTTAGCACTACAGGACAACTGTGGGGTAATCCTCTTTACAAATGGAAAGTAATGGAGAAAGATAATTTTGCATGGTGGCGTAAACGAATTTCAAAATTGCTGGAGATGGTTGATATAATTAGAATAGACCACTTCCGCGGCTTTGATGCATATTGGGAAATTCCAGGGAATGCAAAAACTGCAATTAAAGGACGCTGGGTAAAGGCGCCGGGTGAAAAATTATTTAATTCCATAAAGAAAGCATTGGGTGATTTACCAATTATAGCCGAAGATTTGGGAGTTATAACTGATTCTGTTGAAGCTTTGCGTGATCAATTTAATTTTCCAGGAATAAAAATTTTGCAATTCGGTTTAGGAGAACATGGCGATAGGAAATTTCAACCGCATAATCATATTAAGAATTGTGTCGTTCATACCGGTTCTCACGATAATGAAACAACTCGCGGATTTTTAGAATCCGAAAGAAAGAAACATTCCGGCATTTATGAGTGGGCGCAAAAATATTTTAATTATTATGGCGATAACATGACCTATGAATTAATCCGAGCTGCTTACAATTCAGTTGCAAATATATGTGTTATACCAATGCAGGATATGTTGAATTTAGATAATTCAGCTCGAATGAATCTGCCAAGTACCGTTGGTGGAAATTGGACGTGGCGTTTTACTTGGGATCAAGTTCACGAATCATTGGCAAGTAATTATAAAGAAATGGCTATTATGTATGAGCGTCCGCCATTGAAAAAAAATGAAAATGCAAAGATTAAAGTAGCTGAAGAATAG